A genomic window from Rhodovastum atsumiense includes:
- a CDS encoding transposase, which translates to MDREALTWPQRTVFGRFGEGPKSAAARGFAPVTHDSVYLFGAICPERAVGAAIIMPAVNSEAMAEHLIEISRPVAPGAHAVLVCDGAGWHQPSQRLPVPDNISLLRLPAYAPELNPMENVWEYLRANKLSLRVWNSYNAILAACLDAWNFLMSTPDTIKSITQRAWASVKI; encoded by the coding sequence ATGGATCGGGAAGCGCTGACATGGCCCCAGCGAACCGTATTTGGCCGCTTCGGGGAAGGCCCAAAATCAGCCGCCGCCCGGGGTTTTGCCCCGGTTACTCATGATTCTGTCTACCTGTTCGGTGCCATCTGCCCCGAACGGGCTGTTGGTGCCGCGATCATCATGCCGGCGGTCAACAGCGAAGCCATGGCCGAGCATCTGATCGAGATCAGCCGTCCGGTGGCACCCGGCGCGCACGCTGTGTTGGTCTGTGATGGGGCCGGGTGGCACCAGCCCAGCCAGCGCCTGCCCGTTCCCGACAACATCAGCCTGCTACGCCTGCCAGCCTACGCCCCGGAATTGAACCCGATGGAGAACGTCTGGGAATATCTGCGGGCCAACAAACTTAGTCTGCGCGTATGGAACAGCTACAATGCCATCCTGGCCGCTTGCCTGGATGCCTGGAACTTTCTGATGTCTACCCCAGACACCATCAAGTCCATCACTCAGCGCGCCTGGGCATCGGTCAAAATTTAG
- a CDS encoding IS66 family transposase, with protein sequence MPRAELEAEVTALRGEVAELKQLVLALRDEIARLKGLKGRPVIKPSGMEKATEPKCAGKRGKHRGRGKVTPRVTVETLVIRVTAPTGSQFKGYEPYQIQDLVLTARVVRYRRERWVTPAGETIVAPLPEGIRGHFGPELRRYVLMQYHQGQVTVERLVAQLQGVGVSISKRQVMRLLIEGQDAFLTETREVLRAGLETAAWITVDDTGARHRGANAVCTQIGNDNFAWFGTTGSNRAAKRIDPPLCSMRHW encoded by the coding sequence ATGCCGCGCGCCGAGCTGGAAGCCGAAGTGACGGCCCTGCGAGGCGAGGTGGCCGAACTGAAGCAGTTGGTGCTGGCGCTGCGCGACGAGATTGCCCGGCTGAAGGGGCTGAAGGGCCGGCCGGTGATCAAGCCGAGCGGTATGGAGAAGGCGACCGAGCCGAAGTGCGCCGGCAAGCGCGGCAAGCACCGAGGCCGCGGCAAGGTGACGCCACGGGTGACAGTTGAAACCCTGGTGATCCGGGTGACGGCGCCGACGGGGTCGCAGTTCAAGGGCTACGAACCCTACCAGATACAGGATCTGGTGCTCACGGCACGGGTGGTGCGCTACCGGCGCGAACGCTGGGTGACGCCGGCGGGCGAGACGATCGTGGCACCACTGCCCGAGGGTATTCGTGGCCATTTCGGGCCGGAACTGCGCCGCTATGTGCTGATGCAGTATCACCAAGGCCAGGTCACCGTGGAGCGGCTGGTGGCTCAGCTGCAGGGGGTCGGGGTCAGTATCTCCAAGCGGCAGGTCATGCGGCTGCTGATCGAGGGGCAGGACGCGTTCCTGACCGAGACCCGGGAGGTGCTGCGGGCGGGACTGGAGACGGCGGCCTGGATCACGGTGGACGACACCGGAGCGCGCCACCGTGGAGCCAATGCGGTGTGCACGCAGATCGGTAACGACAACTTTGCCTGGTTCGGCACCACCGGCAGCAATCGAGCCGCGAAGCGGATCGATCCGCCATTATGTAGCATGCGCCACTGGTGA
- a CDS encoding IS1595 family transposase produces the protein MAQHFLLSAAARSLSAAKVMRMSESGVVNVFLRLRWPETDGKPVCPGCGCMVCYACPRSPDRPRWRCKACHADFSITSGTLFAHHKLPLRTYLLSVVAFCNEVKGKSMLALSRELDVQYKTAFVLAHKMREAMASGTKAVRIGGAGREVELDGAYFGGHVRPKNLATDRVDRRLVKNQSGKRQVVVVMRERGGPTLVQVVPTEDAALPLIPQRIAKATVLHADESAAWNKLHARFPMRRINHQEGYSIDGACTNGAESYFSRLRRSELGHHHHIAGPYLLRYAQEAAWREDARRVSNGEQVHGVVRLALRCRPSVDFCGYWQRAHVA, from the coding sequence ATGGCGCAACATTTCCTGCTTTCCGCAGCGGCACGCTCACTCAGCGCGGCGAAGGTCATGCGCATGTCGGAGAGCGGCGTGGTGAACGTGTTCTTGCGCCTGCGCTGGCCTGAGACCGATGGCAAGCCGGTCTGTCCCGGCTGCGGCTGCATGGTCTGCTATGCCTGCCCAAGATCACCGGATCGGCCGCGCTGGCGTTGTAAAGCTTGCCACGCCGATTTCTCGATCACCTCGGGCACGTTGTTCGCCCATCACAAATTGCCGCTGCGCACCTACCTGCTCAGCGTGGTCGCCTTCTGCAACGAGGTCAAAGGCAAGAGCATGCTCGCGCTCTCCCGTGAGCTCGACGTCCAATATAAAACGGCATTCGTGCTGGCGCATAAAATGCGTGAGGCTATGGCATCCGGCACGAAAGCGGTGCGCATCGGCGGCGCGGGACGTGAGGTCGAACTCGACGGCGCCTACTTCGGTGGCCACGTCCGGCCGAAGAACCTGGCGACCGATCGCGTCGACCGGCGACTGGTCAAAAACCAGTCCGGCAAGCGCCAGGTCGTCGTGGTCATGCGCGAACGCGGTGGTCCCACGCTGGTGCAGGTGGTGCCGACCGAAGATGCCGCACTGCCGCTCATTCCCCAGCGGATCGCCAAGGCGACCGTGCTGCATGCCGATGAAAGCGCGGCCTGGAACAAGCTGCACGCGAGGTTTCCGATGCGGCGGATCAACCATCAGGAAGGCTACAGCATCGACGGTGCCTGCACCAACGGCGCGGAATCCTACTTCTCCCGCCTGCGCCGCAGCGAGCTGGGGCACCACCACCACATCGCCGGACCGTATCTCCTCCGCTATGCCCAGGAAGCCGCCTGGCGGGAAGACGCAAGGCGCGTCAGTAACGGCGAGCAGGTGCATGGGGTGGTCCGCCTGGCTTTGCGCTGCCGACCGTCGGTGGACTTCTGCGGTTACTGGCAGCGTGCCCATGTGGCCTAA
- a CDS encoding IS66 family transposase, which produces MNFLELLCAGHTDYVVNEAALEYMREHNLAGPTIQQLAGHPQRQFADEAAWQRHLEQLGITDLQVTPDPVRVATEGALRGAIAAHGFLNEAVIVSDDAGQFNVGQHALCWIHAERLVHKLETFTDQQRAAQQIVRSLIWWYYADLKAYRLDPTPRRRSELRARFDRIFLRTTGFATLDRLLQRLHANKAELLMVLDHPEIPLHTNGSENDIRCQVTKRQVSGGTKTDTGRDCRDAFLGLGKTCKKLCVSFWDYLGARLGVPNAPAIPRLADLIRCRGQPA; this is translated from the coding sequence ATGAACTTCCTCGAGTTGCTGTGCGCCGGCCACACGGATTACGTGGTCAACGAGGCGGCGCTGGAATACATGCGCGAGCATAACCTGGCCGGACCGACGATCCAGCAGTTGGCCGGACATCCGCAGCGGCAGTTTGCCGATGAGGCCGCGTGGCAGCGCCATCTGGAGCAACTGGGCATCACCGACCTCCAGGTGACCCCCGACCCGGTGCGTGTTGCCACCGAGGGGGCGCTCCGGGGTGCCATCGCCGCGCATGGATTTCTCAACGAGGCGGTGATCGTCAGCGACGACGCCGGCCAGTTCAACGTCGGCCAGCACGCCCTGTGTTGGATCCATGCCGAGCGGCTGGTGCACAAGCTGGAGACGTTCACCGACCAGCAGCGCGCCGCCCAGCAGATCGTCCGCAGTTTGATCTGGTGGTACTATGCCGATCTGAAGGCCTACCGCCTCGATCCGACCCCACGTCGACGCAGCGAGCTACGAGCCCGCTTCGATCGTATCTTCCTGCGCACCACCGGCTTTGCCACGCTCGATCGCCTGCTGCAGCGGCTACACGCCAACAAGGCCGAGTTGCTGATGGTGCTCGACCACCCCGAGATCCCGCTCCATACCAACGGGTCGGAGAACGACATCCGCTGCCAGGTGACCAAGCGCCAGGTCAGCGGCGGCACCAAAACCGACACCGGGCGCGACTGCCGCGACGCCTTCCTCGGGCTCGGAAAGACCTGCAAGAAGCTCTGCGTCTCCTTCTGGGACTATCTCGGCGCCAGGCTCGGCGTGCCCAACGCGCCAGCCATTCCCCGCCTCGCTGACCTCATCCGCTGCCGCGGTCAGCCTGCCTGA
- a CDS encoding Fic family protein: MAEEGTPVGQAALISMLGLHLPTPTVASRVAPGARKTVVKDGRTVERYPQGYMPEDNLIGHLRFALRYEPVDLGVFAAAFRTPGAADNIEAWIRAEPTGAYARRAWFLYEWLTGERLGIPDAGTVGYVDVLDPGLHATARGIPSRRHKVTDNILGRPGFAPLVRRTQRLVDFQAENLAAEARVVVAGCDPAVLARAVSYLYTKETKSSFAIEGETATGNRAERFVAALRAARTFEPTDPRSLVALQNAIVDPRYAASGFRDFQIFVGETVGGYREIVHFICPRPKDVSPLMSDWAQMTERIKGATDPVVAAALSAFGFVFIHPFEDGNGRIHRFLIHQVLTAEGFTPPDVLFPVSAAIVRDRQAYDATLESFSKTIAPFIEWHWAEGPDGPEIAVDNDTAHLYRYFDATPLVEFLYAKVTETIRKDFREELDFVTVYDAALSAVKYIVDMPDRRASLFVRLCLQNGGRLAKARRDTFKEITDGELTALQDAIQGVLAERGDTPTSGTQAETP; encoded by the coding sequence ATGGCAGAAGAAGGCACGCCCGTCGGGCAAGCCGCCCTGATCAGCATGCTGGGGCTGCATCTGCCCACCCCTACCGTCGCGTCCAGGGTCGCCCCAGGCGCTCGGAAAACGGTCGTCAAGGATGGCCGCACAGTGGAGCGCTATCCCCAGGGCTACATGCCCGAGGACAACCTCATCGGCCACTTACGGTTCGCGCTCCGCTATGAGCCGGTTGACCTCGGTGTTTTTGCCGCCGCCTTTAGGACCCCAGGAGCCGCCGACAATATCGAGGCATGGATCCGGGCCGAGCCGACTGGCGCCTATGCGCGGCGAGCCTGGTTCCTCTACGAATGGCTGACCGGTGAAAGGCTCGGGATCCCGGATGCAGGGACGGTTGGCTATGTGGATGTGCTCGACCCCGGTCTCCACGCCACGGCCAGGGGCATCCCTTCCCGGCGCCACAAAGTCACCGACAACATCCTTGGCCGTCCAGGCTTCGCGCCGCTGGTCCGCCGGACGCAGCGCCTGGTAGACTTCCAGGCGGAGAACTTGGCGGCCGAGGCCCGCGTCGTTGTCGCCGGGTGCGATCCGGCGGTCCTGGCCCGCGCTGTGAGCTACCTCTACACGAAGGAAACCAAGAGCAGCTTCGCCATAGAGGGTGAGACGGCCACCGGGAATCGCGCCGAGCGGTTCGTCGCCGCACTCCGGGCAGCTAGGACGTTTGAGCCAACCGATCCGCGCAGCCTGGTCGCCTTGCAGAACGCCATTGTCGACCCGCGCTACGCTGCCAGCGGCTTTCGGGATTTCCAGATCTTCGTTGGGGAGACCGTGGGCGGTTACCGCGAAATTGTTCACTTCATCTGCCCGCGCCCGAAGGACGTCAGCCCGCTGATGTCCGACTGGGCGCAGATGACTGAGCGCATCAAAGGCGCGACCGACCCTGTTGTGGCGGCAGCACTCTCAGCCTTCGGCTTCGTCTTCATCCACCCGTTCGAAGACGGCAACGGGCGCATCCATCGCTTCCTCATCCATCAAGTGCTGACCGCGGAAGGCTTCACGCCGCCTGACGTCCTGTTCCCGGTGTCGGCGGCGATCGTACGCGACCGGCAAGCCTATGACGCCACCCTGGAATCCTTCTCCAAGACCATCGCGCCGTTCATCGAGTGGCATTGGGCGGAGGGGCCTGATGGGCCGGAGATCGCCGTCGACAACGACACGGCACACCTTTACCGCTACTTCGACGCCACGCCGCTCGTCGAGTTCCTGTACGCCAAGGTCACCGAGACCATTCGCAAAGACTTCCGGGAGGAACTGGACTTCGTGACCGTCTACGATGCGGCACTGTCGGCGGTGAAGTACATCGTCGATATGCCGGACCGCCGGGCCAGCTTATTCGTCCGGCTGTGCCTTCAGAACGGCGGACGCCTTGCCAAGGCCAGGAGGGACACGTTCAAAGAAATTACGGATGGCGAACTCACCGCGCTCCAGGACGCAATCCAGGGCGTCCTGGCGGAACGGGGGGACACGCCGACGTCTGGCACGCAGGCCGAAACGCCGTAG
- a CDS encoding winged helix-turn-helix domain-containing protein translates to MPVGDCQQTLIGDGTVGPAVSDGEGSLRLRGGTVNVTYTPHAMAKLLVRIGFVWKRPKCVPAKADADAQQAFLAQTLALLMATAEVDPARLDNPNMLLALASSGHLIWRSGRSAHRSHYLDDSGRSHQRATHFLPSFSPCAFSWASIRGAS, encoded by the coding sequence TTGCCAGTCGGTGATTGTCAACAGACCCTAATTGGCGACGGAACTGTCGGCCCGGCTGTATCTGACGGCGAAGGCAGTCTGCGGCTTCGTGGTGGCACGGTTAATGTCACCTACACGCCGCATGCGATGGCGAAGCTACTAGTCCGCATAGGCTTTGTCTGGAAGCGGCCGAAATGCGTGCCTGCTAAGGCGGATGCTGATGCACAACAAGCATTCCTGGCGCAGACGCTGGCGCTGCTGATGGCCACCGCCGAGGTGGACCCGGCACGTCTGGACAACCCCAACATGTTGTTGGCTCTGGCGTCGTCCGGACACCTCATCTGGCGCTCCGGACGATCCGCGCACAGGTCTCATTACCTCGACGATTCCGGCCGTTCGCATCAGCGGGCAACGCACTTCCTGCCGAGCTTCTCACCCTGCGCTTTCAGCTGGGCAAGCATCCGCGGTGCGTCGTAG
- a CDS encoding IS5 family transposase (programmed frameshift) — translation MDRERFVISDAVWERIEPVTLGRAADPGVTGRDTRLFLEAVLWRVRTGMPWRDLPSEFGNWNSVFQRFRRWAKAGVFERIFEALSGEPDFEYALIDGTIVTAYQKASGAKGGPQNQAIGRSRGGLTTKIVALVDALGNLVRFVLLPGQRHDTLGVLPLIAGLTFDALLGDKAFDVDWLRIELDGRGAAAVIPPKSNRKAAISYDKAMYRWRHLIENFFAKLKEFRAIATRYDKTDTSFQAAIYLAAAVIASR, via the exons GTGGACCGGGAGCGTTTCGTCATCAGCGACGCGGTGTGGGAGAGGATTGAGCCGGTGACGCTCGGAAGAGCGGCCGATCCGGGAGTCACAGGACGTGATACCCGGCTGTTCCTCGAAGCCGTTCTGTGGCGTGTGCGGACGGGAATGCCGTGGCGCGACCTGCCATCGGAGTTCGGCAACTGGAACAGCGTGTTCCAGCGCTTCCGCCGCTGGGCCAAGGCGGGCGTGTTCGAGCGGATCTTCGAGGCGCTGTCAGGCGAACCGGACTTCGAATATGCTCTGATCGACGGCACGATCGTCACCGCTTACCAGAAGGCGAGCGGCGCAAAAGGGGGAC CTCAAAATCAGGCCATCGGCCGCTCGCGCGGCGGATTGACGACCAAAATCGTCGCCCTGGTCGATGCCCTCGGAAACCTGGTGCGGTTCGTCCTGCTGCCTGGCCAGCGCCACGACACGCTGGGCGTGCTGCCGCTCATCGCGGGCCTAACGTTTGACGCCCTGCTTGGCGACAAGGCGTTCGACGTCGATTGGCTGCGGATTGAACTCGACGGGCGTGGCGCCGCCGCCGTCATCCCGCCCAAATCCAACCGAAAGGCAGCGATCAGCTACGACAAGGCGATGTATCGCTGGCGCCACCTCATCGAGAACTTCTTTGCTAAACTGAAGGAGTTTCGCGCCATCGCCACCCGCTACGACAAGACGGACACCAGCTTCCAGGCCGCAATCTACCTCGCCGCCGCCGTCATTGCCAGTCGGTGA
- a CDS encoding AAA family ATPase, with amino-acid sequence MAEISSLAEARGKSRPHADPVPRARWLLLASAKGGSGKTTTALNLAVLAANKGLKVALVDMDSQETATKWHMRRPEEAPRIRLFTVPLEKADRAIQQVDLAEKTDGLDVVVIDTPPSIDEHPIQARLLVERSDFVLVPTTQGLADVESVREWMGFLRREGANAAFVLTRTQRTYGSFQEARSLLLKSGQLCPMDIRQLEDVQSTHKFGVGICEIRRAKGVEDFEGVWDAVCHSMGM; translated from the coding sequence ATGGCTGAAATATCGTCCTTAGCAGAAGCTAGGGGGAAATCCAGACCGCATGCCGACCCGGTCCCTCGGGCGCGCTGGCTACTGCTTGCGAGCGCCAAAGGTGGGAGTGGAAAGACCACAACTGCCCTGAACCTCGCGGTGCTGGCGGCCAACAAGGGGCTCAAAGTGGCCTTGGTCGACATGGACAGCCAGGAGACCGCGACGAAATGGCATATGCGCCGTCCCGAGGAAGCGCCGAGAATCCGTCTATTCACGGTCCCCTTGGAAAAGGCGGATCGCGCCATCCAGCAGGTGGATCTTGCCGAGAAGACGGACGGCCTGGACGTGGTCGTCATCGACACCCCGCCATCTATCGACGAACATCCTATCCAGGCTAGACTGCTGGTTGAGCGGTCTGACTTTGTCCTCGTGCCCACTACCCAGGGCCTAGCGGACGTGGAGTCAGTGCGGGAGTGGATGGGCTTTCTGCGGCGCGAGGGAGCGAACGCTGCCTTTGTGCTAACGCGCACCCAGCGCACCTACGGATCCTTTCAAGAAGCCCGTTCCCTCCTTCTCAAAAGCGGGCAGTTGTGCCCCATGGACATCCGACAGTTGGAAGACGTCCAATCCACTCATAAGTTTGGGGTGGGTATTTGCGAGATCAGGCGCGCCAAGGGCGTCGAAGATTTCGAAGGCGTCTGGGACGCCGTTTGCCATTCAATGGGGATGTGA
- a CDS encoding DUF3102 domain-containing protein: protein MPRSTAQEYAREIGLLWGEAQEKFLAIGKYLRQAKAGLPHGDWERLVSHMLPFGRAVAHKLRVVAEAVEEKRLAEETLPRSYANAYELAALEGHELALAAKRQLVRPDVTRREIDAFKRELKLPADEAERASQRRAELLRRRKRLMEELAQIESELSREERGVAEINSSAEPFGLPEEAPEGQEMGMARPL, encoded by the coding sequence ATGCCGCGCAGCACGGCCCAGGAATACGCCCGGGAGATCGGGCTGCTCTGGGGCGAGGCTCAGGAGAAGTTCCTGGCCATCGGCAAATACCTGCGGCAGGCCAAGGCAGGCCTCCCGCACGGGGACTGGGAGCGACTGGTCTCCCATATGCTGCCCTTCGGCCGCGCCGTCGCCCACAAGCTGAGAGTGGTCGCCGAGGCGGTCGAGGAGAAGCGGCTCGCTGAGGAGACCTTGCCTCGCAGCTACGCCAATGCCTACGAGCTTGCGGCGCTCGAAGGCCACGAACTCGCGCTGGCGGCCAAGCGACAGCTGGTTCGTCCAGATGTCACGCGGAGGGAAATTGACGCGTTCAAGCGCGAGCTCAAGCTGCCTGCGGATGAGGCCGAGCGGGCCAGCCAGCGCCGGGCGGAGCTGCTGCGCAGACGCAAGCGCCTGATGGAGGAACTGGCTCAAATCGAGTCCGAGCTCTCTCGCGAAGAGAGGGGCGTGGCGGAAATCAACAGCAGCGCTGAGCCTTTTGGGTTGCCTGAGGAAGCGCCGGAAGGCCAAGAAATGGGCATGGCGCGCCCGCTCTGA
- a CDS encoding helix-turn-helix domain-containing protein — translation MLAGWRPPKREAFGASMIQRLLFRYGLSKGRPIWTSNVQRESGAEWTLQEVAARLGIHQRTVYRWLRQRPAAQPHGHPGRSARLARADDRNRA, via the coding sequence ATGCTCGCGGGCTGGCGGCCGCCCAAGCGCGAGGCGTTTGGAGCATCCATGATCCAGCGCCTGCTATTCCGCTACGGGCTGTCGAAAGGACGGCCGATCTGGACAAGCAACGTCCAACGCGAGAGCGGTGCCGAGTGGACCTTGCAGGAGGTAGCTGCTCGGCTTGGCATTCATCAGCGCACCGTCTACCGCTGGCTCCGACAGCGGCCGGCTGCTCAGCCGCATGGCCACCCGGGGCGATCAGCGCGTCTGGCTCGTGCAGATGACCGAAACCGAGCTTGA